The following nucleotide sequence is from Trifolium pratense cultivar HEN17-A07 linkage group LG2, ARS_RC_1.1, whole genome shotgun sequence.
TATATTAAAGGTCTTTGGTTCGATCCTTAGCtccattgtaaataaaaaaaatattactacaaTATTGACCCTCAACCTCCTAGTTGTTTTTAAACCATAGCTCAAACCTAATAACACACCGTGGTTCTTTATTTGTTTATCATCATACACAAGAATGGTTCTTTTTATTGAATGGAGTATATTATTTTAAAGATAGAACCTAAAGTATTTCCTTGGAGGAGTACTCATCTTTTACTTTTACTCTATAAACCTCCCGGGGGTCACAGTTCTTTTATGTGTCAATTTTTTATGGCCTAAGTGGCTAGGATATTGTTATCTTTTAAACAAAGTCTTGGTCTAAAGAGTTTTACTTCCATTCAACTCAAATTATTTAGGTtccaatataaattttagatagtgATAAATTTTCCCTTTGATTGATATAAAGGAGTGACAATTTCGACCAAAAAAGAAAGCTAGATCATGCATTTGAGGCTTTTGACTATCAAAGATTCAAGTAGCCAACATGTTcgaaattttctcatcccacccactcactttctcccCTACTCCTagcaattcggaaaacgttttccgaattttttatagtgtaaattttacattaGAAAAACAGTTCGaaacgtattttccgaatttttttgtgCGCTAGAAAAGTAGGCGAGAAAGTGAGtggtgggatgagaaaatttcaagATGTTCAACAGGATTAAAAGAGTGAGTTCAAGCCCTTTATGTCTCCAAGATTTTATTGTTACTTTGCTACTTTAATGTGTCTACCATATATCTTTCCCTTTTTAATGATCTAAGCTCACAAGGTGATAATTTTGACCATCTAATCATTAAGGCCATTCAAggatgaaaaagataaaaagttGGGCTCTTTTTCCTCCCTAGGTTAGCACAATTTTGGGCTTTTGTTGATACATTAAGGTATTGGTCAGTGCCATAAACCTCAATCACTTTTattatactttatttattattgcCTCCGTCCTGAATGACCCATTTTAAAAATGTACACTATTAATATATCTTggtttgaccatattttttttaataaataaaaataaatattagcatataagatgttgttggattcgtctagatgaatattttcaaaatatcaaatttttaaatttttactattatacaattaaaaatattaatcgttaAAGTTATGCATCGACATACGTGAAACAGTCAAATGACACactctttttgggacggagggagtacaatgATTTCTTACACAAGTGATCTACACGTGCATACTTATTTTCTATCCTTGctaaagaaatttaatttagtacattattttcttataaaaaaaaaagttatcattTTATAAAATGAGTTAAGCTAAGCACACTTTATTTACCAACTTTAATTTGGAAATTGCAAATGCATTGTCCAATTAAAAATTTCACATCactaaaatatcaaaagtttttaattattaactTATCATTGGTGTTATGTCTCAAGCTTATGGGTAGATCTCATATTATCAATGCCTTTATTCATCACTTACTTGGGAGAAAGGAATTAGCCGGCATAAGGACATTTATTTGCTAATGAAATATACGAGGGAGTAAAATGTAATCTTTTACCATTAAATATAGGGGAAAAGTATAACTAAGACATTGAAATCAAGTGGTTAATGACCTCTCTCTAGTACtaaacccttacaattcaagaaAAAACCATTAGATGTTTTGAAGGCATTCCAATGGAGCAttacaccaataaaaaaatgtagagCTTATAAGTAAGATCATAGAAGTAACTGACGATATATTTTTCACAtaattattcatatttataattcaCGAATCTTAATTGTTACTTTTTGTTATTTACACAATTCGATACCATCTTTTTTTAGATAGGCAAATAAATGCTAGTAATTAGTTAAGAATGTTATCGTACCAGCCGTCTTAGCTCAGCTGGTAGAGCGCGTGGCTTTTAACCACGTGGTCGTGGGTTCAATTCCTCagaatatttattttcataatatttttaaagaaaCCGCTACAccatcttttcttcttcttcctcagaAGCTGATCGAGCAGAGCAAGTCACCGCCAtctaggggtgtgcaaaaaatttggctatccttaaccaaattactaaccaatccatatccaattttagtttgcaaaatccatttaaaaaaaaaaatcacaccactccaataaaaaaacaccaattataaaccataaccacattttgtaatttggtttggaattggtttgaaaatttaggcccaatagctaattcaggcccaatcttcaattttttaaaattctttttatataataaaataattaattaaaagaggggtggcggaccggtggtcaacgccggaccaccggcggACGGTGCGGCGGCGCTCCGACCGGCACGGCGGCGGACGGCGGACCTCCGGCGACTTTCACGGTGGCCAGTGGTGGTGCTCCGGCGGCCGaccaccaccaaccacccatactattttattattattttattttaaaaatcagatttttaataattattttaaaaataattaaaaaatcagtttttaatgtttttagtttttaaaaataattaaaaaattcagttttttttaaaataattaaaaaatcagtttttaatgtttttagtttttcaaaaatttagtattttaatttttttcctatttattagttttttttttgtatttaaaaatcagattttttaattttaaaaattactctttttttaaataataaaaaatatttttaaaacaatataaaaaacaagttttcggctaagtaaaaaataatttgggtttaaaaaaaatattttgtgggttaattataaaccaattcaatcataaaattaatgaaaaattatgtttttaaaataattaataaatctattttttttaatcaactaataaaaaaaattagtttaagtaaaaaacctatttaaaattggatcatgtgaataacttaaattttattacaaaccggttataaattggttcgatccggttaataaccaaatccaaattagttttaaaaaataaccggtttgttatttaaatggccatcaattaggtgtggtgtggtttccaaaccatgcacacccctaccgCCATCCACCGTAGCTTTCAACCTCCGCTCATTTCTCACTCAATGATCATTTTAAAAGAAACCGCGACACCATCCTTTCTTGTTCTTCCTCAGAAACTGACCGAGCAGCGCAAGTCACCGTCGTCCACCCTAGCTTTCATGTCACAGTCACCTCCTCGTCTCTCTCATGCAACCTCTGCTCATTTCTCACTAAATGGTCATGATGTAGCTACACAGAGTGGGGGTTTGACGAGAGCGTTCTCCGCACCACCATCGCTCCTTTTCTCCAACATTCCCTTACTCAAAAGCTTCTCTGACTCTCGCTGCCACAGTGTCACCAATTATGAGGTTTGGGTTATGGACATGCCATTTGCTCAGTGCTTCGGAAAGGGAGGGTCAAGTGGGAAGGAGGTGCTTCACTGCTATCTTTCCTTGTCTGCTTAACCCATTCGAGTTTGGGTTCTCTATATTCGTCCAGGTGTTTTTCAATAACAGCGTTGATTTTGCTTTAAACTCCTTCAATGTCCCTTAGCTCACCAGCTAAACAACATAATAGGAACAATTTTGAACGTATCAATGTTCCTCGTTGCGCGGGTTAAAATACTTGTTAGAGTACACAAGATCTTTAAGTTTTGATTGTTATCTATGGATGTACCCACCAAGAGTTGCAAGTTTTTAGCAAAAGGTTGGAATGATTGAGTAAAAGCATCACCAGCCATCATTTTGTTCACATGCTTTACGATGTCTGATTTCTATCCACCAAATTACTGTCgaacaaaataatttaacttgTACTTTAGTCTCTTCACAAAAATTACCAGAAACTGTTCCaattatatttagttttataaCTCCCTATACTTGAACTAAATAATTAACCCCTCTCTAGCTGTTGTAGAGAATGTGTTTAAATTTATAGTAGAGtgtttaaaaaagaaaataattttactcAGTTTATTTTGAATCATaatgaattttgttttaaatcattaattttaaataaaaaaggctTTGTGTTAGGGTTGAAAATTTAAGTTAAATTTTCTGTCAAACATAGTTTTACGTTTAGAATAAAAATATgagatttggatcctctccttccCATTGGTTGGAGTAATCCTTGTtgctgcataaaaaaaaaaaatgtcgaaAGATGTTAACCATTTGAAAGAATCTCATTTATTTTAGAGAATTATTCTCTACAATTGTTTAGATGATACATTggttcacaaaaaaaaaatgaacttgtTTCATAAGACCAGTACACAGACTCACAAaacatatgataaaattaaatgtcAAAATAAATACTTATACAAATGAACTCAGCCACTGCGCCACAGacattgtttttaattttatctgTTTGCCATCAAACAAATATCATATAAACTAGTCCCCGTGAGCTTTGCTCAGTTGGCagggacatcgcattatatgtgCAGGAGGCTGAGTTCGAATCcggaacactccacttattcacaaggtggattttctagccacaaggctacttgaccaaaaaaaaaatcatataaactaTATCTAATGAAAGAGTATATCTCTATACATAAATCAAGGGGGAAAAAAATAGTGTCATGATATAAGGTATTCCCTGTCATGGAGAAGATTGGCTCTGCTGCAAGAGAATCTGGAGATGGGGCAATAGGAGGTAAAGAAGATGAGGCACCATCTCTGTCACCTTCATTTGCACTTTCATATATTGAGTAGGGTTTACTATTCTTTGAACTGAGATGTATTTTGTATTGtatgatatatgatatatatatatatatatatatatatatatatatatatatatatatatatatatatatatatatatatatatatatatatatatatatatatatatatacaaatttcaatttcttctATGCATTAAAGACTTAAAGATATTTCCAGGACTTGGGACCTTGAAAGTTTGTTCAATTGGAAACTATGAGTCACTGACATTGGTTATAATcaagaaaatgaataaattgaatataatcacatgtgtcggtgtcagaCACAGAAATATGATAAGAAGTGTAGGTGCTACAAAGATTGTAAACCTTTTAGTATTGCTGGCTAACTTATAGTTGAAACTGTTGTGAAATTTTTCCCCATTCTCTCAAGACACGTAATATcttatcatatttaattttcttgtgTTGCTTGTGCACACAAGATTGAGAAATTCCTTGTATTTCTTAACTAATGCCAACAATTTCCCCCAATCTCTACAAAGACTAAAATGTAATATTTCATCGTATTTAATTTTCTTGTGTTGCTTGTAAACACATGATTGGAACATTTCTTGCATTTGTTAACTAGTGCCAACAATTTCTCAACATTCATATCACCATTTGCTAGCCTTTTAGAGCTTAATTGCCAAGGTTTTTCATAAGAGTTTAAGCCTTCACTGAAAACTACTAAGCTGAAAACCCAATTGTCTCAGAATTTGGAGTTAAGAAATATGATTTTCTTTTGAGGTACTGGATTTAACCATATATTTAAGAGGTGTTTGAGTGCAAGCAACATATTTGCTTTGTTGACTAAAAATATTTCTTAACTCCAATCAagataaacatatattttaatactatCCAAGCTTGTCTAAGCTCCATTATAACATGATTAATACCTATTCATGTGTGTGATATTTGCATTACATCTACTTTCTTAGAACTTTGTCAAGCATGTGGTTCTTAGAAAATACCTGGTTGCCTTTTCCGATCGAAGCTAAGAGCAGATGCTTAAACACGTGTAGGTGACAGCATATTTTTCCGGCCCATTGCAGCATTTTTTGATGGTTTGGGGGCTGAATTACTTGGCATACAAAAATATAGCCAAATATAAACTGTGTCTGTACCTCAAAACTAAGTTTTCAGGGCATAATATTCATGACATCATATAGAAACAGAGGAAACAATGCAAAGGATTTTCTTTATTGCAGAGAATACCAGTGAAAAAGTTATCGAGAAAAGCAAAAGGTAATTACAGAATAAAGGACATGTGTATATTATAAACCAATGGTGTAAATGAAGCATGCCTTCAATTAGCTCCCAAGTCTTATATGGCTGttgcaacaaattaaacatCACTTAATATATGGATATCAAAAATATATGTCAATGCTCAAAATCCAAGTCATAGCTGTGATCTTAAGCTGTacatataaacaaaatataagGTTGAAAAAAGATTAACTAATGAAATGATTTTAGATAGGATGctacaaaatatttaaaggatAAAAGAGATGAAAGTTATTTTTCTCGATAAGTagttcatttcatttcattaaataTCGTCTCCGGCATCATTAGTAAAAACTCTCCCCGGCTTCTATGAAAGGTTGAAAAGGACACTCAATCTTGTGCTTAGACAAGATGAAGAAAATTAACAGAAACGTATGAATATATGATGATACACATGCTATGCACACCTCAAAAATTTACATGAACACAAATCATTTCCCTATCCCTAGTTTTACACCAGGACAAAGGGAACAAAATAACTTTGTCAGGATAAAACTCCTAGCAGAAAACACCAAGTCACCAAGACCAGCACAACTATACTCTTTTTAGCAAAGTAATGATGAAAATATCGGACACCAATGACTATAAGCTCATTGACTCCTTCAAGCCATAATATAGTCTGTCCCCCTTATTCATACTTACTGTCAATTATTCTTGGATAAATAAGTCAAGCATACCAAATTGTTGCAGCCACATCAAGCAAACAAGATCATACCCAATAACCACCTATTAAAAAAAGCCAAAACGCCTAGATATAATACTTCCCACTACACCGAGCAAAACACACCACCACTAACTGATATATGAGACTTTTGTGCCATCTATACTTATGCTAGCACCCTACCAAAATTTGCCAACCCAAAACATCCCCTTTTTTATGTAATCAAAAGCCCCAAAACAATCTACAGCAACCAAACTACTCTTAACTACCATTACAAATTCCCTTACAATCCGATTGCATCAAAGAATCCACTAGTATAAACAAGAGAGACTCGTCACCAATGTTGAACAAGAACATAAATACATAATTATCAATACAGGCTCAACATATAATCCAAATCCAACAACTTCCCTTGCTTCTAATAATCCCAAGCAAAAGTTATTCCATAACAGAAGTATCAGGTGTTAATCTGACCTCACTAAAATGTGAATTGCAAAAAAGATTAAGCATTACTAAAATATGAACctgatttaaatttatataatagAGAACAGAAAGAAAAACCTATAACCCAAATGCAGATTACTCAATAAAACAATGCAAAAGTGAACAGTTTATGAGACAACAAGATTGCTGTCCAATGTCCATGCCAGAACATAGAAAATGAAATGTACAAGAAAAACATGTAAGGAAAAGAAAGGGAGTGATGCTTCAGAATCCACAGAAAATGAATTTATGGTCCACATGTTTTGCATATGATACATAAATATGTGCTTTGGCACTATTTGAACGCTTACAGCATAAACAATTGTGATATAAGTGCTTgtttataagctatttctaaaacaaaacataaaataaagtcaTGAGCTAAATTCATAAGCAatttatataagctattttcataagcaaTGCTGAAGTgtgcttatgaaaataagttgaaaaactacttatggacatgtcataagttaaTTTCACAAGCTCTCAACAGTCTCACAAATAATCCAATCCAAAGAGGCCCATTGTCCAAGAGAAGTAACCAGCCACATTAAGAAAACACAAAATCTCGGCAAACCAAAGGAAATCATGGGAATTACAACTTCCTTCATACAAAAAAGGGGTAACAATCAACAAAGTGAATAAGAAATAAGAACCATGTTAAATCAACAATGTGAATAAGAATTAAGAACCATGTTAACTCATACAATGTTACAAACTTACAATACCATTCAACTAAATAATAATGGTTTTCCAGTTTTTCGTTTCCTTAGAAATGCAACTCTATAGAAAAAGGGTCAGCTAAACTTACTAAAGACATACAGATGATCAACATTTTATACAATATGATTCTGAACAACAGAACGAGTATGCTTAAATACAATAATTACAGAGTTATGAAAAGAAATACCAACTAACCCATCAACATGATCCATCTTGTGATGCATTTAAACTTTATGAACATAAACTTCACCATCCATTTCTTGAGTATATCCAATGCACACAAAATGGTATAAATCTTATTCCAAAACCAGCACAACACAAAAACTAATTGCAAAAGATTTGTTCTCGTCATCATTTGAATAAACGAGACAAAACCAACAGCTATTTACATAAGTTTGGGGGCATAACCTGAAGCAAAGCAACAAATCAAAAAATACATCTATGTTGCAAACTCCAACAGATCACCAGCCACACTACGAATCTTACTCTGCTCGTAATCAGCATCATCTGTTGGCAACTCGAACCGACAAACAGGACACGTGTTACGAATACTCAACCACGGCAAAATACAATCTCCATGGTAACAATGTGAGCAAGGTAGCTTCCTCACCTTCTCTTCAACCATTACCTCATCTTTACAAACAGCACACACAACATCCTTCTCTTTCAACTCCTCCTCCGTCAGTTCCACCAAAGGAAGATTCTCCACGAAACTCTTCGCCGCTGGTGGACTACCCTTCAAACCACTCTCATTCTCCATTAACTGTCCAAAAAGAACATCATAATCATTGTTTCCCGATATAATACTATCGTGAACAGCTAAATACAAATTATTAAGACTCTCATCTTCATGTTCCAATCCACCACTCCTCTCTAAATTATTAAAAGCTAGTAGAATCTCCCACTCCAAATACCTCAACGCCTCTTCGCCCGGttcctcttcttcctcttcaaacCCCGATGTCACTGACcgatcatcatcaacatcaacctCATCTTCAATCAACAAACTAGAAGATTCTCCAATCTCATTTGCATCCTCATTCACCCTCTCCTCTACCACTTCCTCCCAATCATTCAAAATACTCCTATGATCCTCCAAACAAAGACTATCCCAACAAATTCCACCAACCCtctcatcaccatcatcattcTCTCCCCTATAatcaaattcatcatcattcCCACTCGATTCCGAATCAGTACCAAATTCAACAACCCTAAGCCCACTAGAATCATCATCAACACCACCCACTGAAAAATCGAAAACTTGATCATAATTATCATTATATTGAGTATcatcaatttcattttcatattcATCACCAAACcctaattctaattctaattctGGTTGTGGTTGAGATTCAGCTTCATCGCAAGCGAGAACGGAGAAAGGGTTTAGGTATATTGGATCATCTTCATCTTCCCAAGGACAAGCGGGATCGGAAGGGGAACGATTTTCGAAGAGATCGGTGACGAATTGACTCAGTGAGTCAGTGTCAGAATCTGAATCTGAGAGAAGCGTTGCGAAGGGATTTGAAGAAAGATAAcgagacattttttttttggttgtgttgtgttgtgatGTTCGATTCTGGGAATCTTTGTTGTTGTTAAATTGTTTGGATATGTGTGTGATTTTACAGAAATGGACACGGGTTTGAGAAATTGTTGTGTGTGTGGATGTTCGCTTTCAGTCTTTTCATGAACAAGAAGACTTTGGAGTCACCAATTAATTGTCCAAATCTTTGTAAATACCCTCCCTCcgatctcaaaaaaaaaatatttatattatgattggtttgttaataaaaaaaaaatttctgccAAAAAAAGTGTCTTATGTCATGGTAGGttaattaataaaagatttttgttattAGTAAAGAAAATCAACagtattgttgatattatgaaaaatccACATCAAAACTCATATATTCTTATAGAAATATAGATATAGATgcatttcactttttagattttatATGGTATCTTCTCgcgtctcaaaataattgtcactttaagaataaaattttgtctcaaaataattgtcattaTCACTTTTCAATGTAATACTTCAATTGTACCCTTAATAATTACTATATGCATCATTCCCAAGAAAACAAACCTATAATTTATAGGGGTATAgtaaaaatgttatttatgttaaCAATAtcattacatttcttaatatgtgtgaaaCAACCTTAAAGGACAATCTTTTTGAGAAGGAGGGAGTATAACCCTTATATTATTATACTAGCAGTCGTTCCGTGTCCGCTTGTGTgatttacgttttttattttactaatcgCTTTGGTTATTAGGGGAACTAGGTTTTATATTTCTCCTACAGAATGTTGCATCATGTTTCCTAAAGAAATTTTTCTATGAAacaatcaattttaaaattttttaaaatttaaaaaagtttaaatttaaataatttatatttttttgaaattgcactaaatttcaaaataatattgaaaaacgAAATATGACTGATATATATTtatgaattataaatttaatattgaattaaaaataataaatgaaaaatgtttTGGAGGTGGAAGAATGTGAGGAATTgaagaatgagaaaaaaaaaagagatgttAAAGAAGTAGAAGACATATAGTGTTGAAGAAGATGAGTGAATGTTTAAAGAAtgtgttgaagaagaaaataatcTAGTAAAAtactagggatgacaatgggtagggtatgggtagggtactatagtacccatccccatacccgcggattgaaaaaatacccgtacccatccccatacccgcgtgggtaacaacttttgcccccgtccccatatcctatgggtacctaggtacccatacccgtacccgttatccgcatttttactaaaattaaatttatcaattataaaatatcatataattttaatagaattaaaaaaatttcaaagattttaatattgactaatgaaaattataaacaaaattattactaactttatgttaaagttcatatttatgttaaatattcacattatttttatattatgttataaataaatatttttattaaaaatatgtaatagtttagtagagttgtatcgttttaaattgatttacatatattataatatctataacaatatataaaggggaaaagggagtttgggctggattttttttggtccattttgcccttaacttcctttatggttttttaattattccataattgcccttaacttcctcttttttttttttatggttttttcatctatatctattctatactataatatataaaaagaatacatgagttttggggtagaattttcataataccaacattacccttgcttttttttagtagcaacaaaaatcttttattaacaaactcaccataacataaggcgtatctttttttttgggtacataagttagacacaggcaggcgcggaacgcgcctgcctggcccgctagtaataatataaataaaataaataaatatatattatgcgggtatggggcgggttgggtactaaggtacccgcacccgcacccatacccgttcatttttgcgggtaattacccatacccgtgcccgtacccaaaatgcgggtttttaccctacccgttgtgggtaatttttgcgggtaccctctgggtatgggtcaaattgccatccctataaAATACAATGTCGAATAAGATGAGcgaatgttaaaaaaaaaaagagataatgTAGTAA
It contains:
- the LOC123908882 gene encoding E3 ubiquitin-protein ligase CIP8-like, with protein sequence MSRYLSSNPFATLLSDSDSDTDSLSQFVTDLFENRSPSDPACPWEDEDDPIYLNPFSVLACDEAESQPQPELELELGFGDEYENEIDDTQYNDNYDQVFDFSVGGVDDDSSGLRVVEFGTDSESSGNDDEFDYRGENDDGDERVGGICWDSLCLEDHRSILNDWEEVVEERVNEDANEIGESSSLLIEDEVDVDDDRSVTSGFEEEEEEPGEEALRYLEWEILLAFNNLERSGGLEHEDESLNNLYLAVHDSIISGNNDYDVLFGQLMENESGLKGSPPAAKSFVENLPLVELTEEELKEKDVVCAVCKDEVMVEEKVRKLPCSHCYHGDCILPWLSIRNTCPVCRFELPTDDADYEQSKIRSVAGDLLEFAT